In the genome of Trichoplusia ni isolate ovarian cell line Hi5 chromosome 27, tn1, whole genome shotgun sequence, one region contains:
- the LOC113505868 gene encoding vicilin-like seed storage protein At2g18540 isoform X3, translating into MRGKILKLTNGKACVCPTENLSTNQSTSCDIKKGPRVKRIVVEDPSRLPLPITITPYTQPTTVQFFEKRRTRNVYKVEEEQPVQRGTILCRWYKRRQALKKRERLAKEKARREREAEFLEALKKQEKEKAKYRAKQEQARREEEAKALERARREEQARREEQARREEQARREEELAAQEKYRRDCQACFDQQRKFEEKRREELARVEEEFRKQYSQREATPKVQEKRQEEFEVKPEKTEKNKLLFSKNKGRNIKGVSAKPASASRYVSVKTLRPHKESVNDRFVNFCYRLCCQFYCCVTIILIIGCIIIFVIP; encoded by the exons ATGCGTGGTAAGATATTAAAGCTCACGAATGGTAAAGCATGCGTCTGTCCTACAGAAAACCTATCAACCAATCAATCTACAAGCTGCGACATCAAGAAGGGCCCCCGAGTAAA GCGCATTGTTGTCGAAGACCCCTCGCGCTTACCCCTGCCTATAACAATCACGCCCTACACTCAGCCCACAACGGTACAGTTCTTTGAAAAACGAAGGACTAGGAACGTCTATAAGGTAGAAGAGGAACAACCAGTCCAAAGAGGAACAATCCTATGCCGATGGTATAAAAGACGACAAGCTTTAAAAAAACGTGAAAGACTAGCAAAAGAAAAAGCCCGTCGTGAAAGAGAGGCGGAGTTTTTAGAAGCACTTAAAAAGCAAGAAAAGGAGAAGGCAAAATACAGAGCGAAGCAGGAACAAGCTCGCCGAGAGGAGGAAGCGAAAGCACTAGAGAGAGCTCGCCGCGAGGAACAGGCACGCCGTGAAGAACAGGCACGCCGGGAAGAACAGGCTCGCCGAGAAGAGGAACTCGCGGCACAAGAAAAGTACCGACGCGACTGCCAAGCGTGTTTCGATCAACAACGCAAGTTTGAAGAAAAACGACGCGAAGAACTCGCGCGCGTTGAAGAGGAATTTCGAAAGCAGTATTCTCAACGGGAAGCAACACCTAAGGTTCAAGAGAAACGCCAAGAAGAATTTGAAGTAAAGCCagagaaaacagaaaaaaacaagcTGTTGTTCTCGAAAAATAAGGGCAGAAATATTAAAGGAGTTTCTGCCAAGCCAGCCTCCGCATCTCGATACGTATCTGTGAAGACACTAAGACCACA CAAGGAGTCAGTCAACGACAGATTCGTTAACTTCTGCTATCGCCTCTGCTGCCAGTTCTACTGCTGCGTAACCATCATACTGATTATAGGCTGTATCATCATATTTGTAATACCATAG
- the LOC113505868 gene encoding vicilin-like seed storage protein At2g18540 isoform X4, giving the protein MVKHASVLQKTYQPINLQAATSRRAPERIVVEDPSRLPLPITITPYTQPTTVQFFEKRRTRNVYKVEEEQPVQRGTILCRWYKRRQALKKRERLAKEKARREREAEFLEALKKQEKEKAKYRAKQEQARREEEAKALERARREEQARREEQARREEQARREEELAAQEKYRRDCQACFDQQRKFEEKRREELARVEEEFRKQYSQREATPKVQEKRQEEFEVKPEKTEKNKLLFSKNKGRNIKGVSAKPASASRYVSVKTLRPHRYDTRSRRRPMGAAVVHHHTADCRKIPFHGRNAARQARSSIL; this is encoded by the exons ATGGTAAAGCATGCGTCTGTCCTACAGAAAACCTATCAACCAATCAATCTACAAGCTGCGACATCAAGAAGGGCCCCCGA GCGCATTGTTGTCGAAGACCCCTCGCGCTTACCCCTGCCTATAACAATCACGCCCTACACTCAGCCCACAACGGTACAGTTCTTTGAAAAACGAAGGACTAGGAACGTCTATAAGGTAGAAGAGGAACAACCAGTCCAAAGAGGAACAATCCTATGCCGATGGTATAAAAGACGACAAGCTTTAAAAAAACGTGAAAGACTAGCAAAAGAAAAAGCCCGTCGTGAAAGAGAGGCGGAGTTTTTAGAAGCACTTAAAAAGCAAGAAAAGGAGAAGGCAAAATACAGAGCGAAGCAGGAACAAGCTCGCCGAGAGGAGGAAGCGAAAGCACTAGAGAGAGCTCGCCGCGAGGAACAGGCACGCCGTGAAGAACAGGCACGCCGGGAAGAACAGGCTCGCCGAGAAGAGGAACTCGCGGCACAAGAAAAGTACCGACGCGACTGCCAAGCGTGTTTCGATCAACAACGCAAGTTTGAAGAAAAACGACGCGAAGAACTCGCGCGCGTTGAAGAGGAATTTCGAAAGCAGTATTCTCAACGGGAAGCAACACCTAAGGTTCAAGAGAAACGCCAAGAAGAATTTGAAGTAAAGCCagagaaaacagaaaaaaacaagcTGTTGTTCTCGAAAAATAAGGGCAGAAATATTAAAGGAGTTTCTGCCAAGCCAGCCTCCGCATCTCGATACGTATCTGTGAAGACACTAAGACCACA TAGGTATGATACAAGGTCCCGCCGGCGACCTATGGGCGCCGCGGTCGTCCATCATCACACCGCGGATTGCCGCAAGATTCCTTTTCACGGGAGGAACGCCGCGAGACAAGCTCGATCTTCAATACTATAG
- the LOC113505772 gene encoding U6 snRNA-associated Sm-like protein LSm1 → MSSNVNPLAGTAHLLDELDKKLMVLLRDGRTLIGYLRCVDQFANLVLHKTIERIHVGREYGDIPRGIFIVRGENVVLLGEIDKDKEDNLPLTEVSVDDILDAQRREQDAKIEQQKLLSKALKERGLNLLAEMGHDDMF, encoded by the exons ATGTCGAGTAACGTTAACCCTTTAGCGGGAACAGCTCATTTACTGGATGAATTGGACA AAAAGCTTATGGTGTTGCTGCGAGATGGGAGAACATTAATTGGTTACCTTCGCTGTGTGGACCAATTCGCTAATTTAGTTCTACACAAGACTATCGAAAGAATACACGTTGGGAGAGAGTATGGGGACATTCCAAGGGGTATATTTATCGTAAGAGGAGAAAATGTTGTTCTTCTGGGTGAAATT gATAAAGACAAAGAAGACAATCTCCCATTAACAGAAGTTTCTGTTGATGACATTCTAGATGCACAAAGAAGAGAACAGGATGCCAAGATTGAACAACAAAAGTTACTTTCAAAAGCTTTGAAGGAGAGAGGGCTTAATCTTCTAGCTGAAATGGGACATGatgatatgttttaa
- the LOC113505866 gene encoding rho GTPase-activating protein 19 isoform X2, translating into MTSADITLIERLRKDNLDQFFTLVRMHLSFVVDINTDDVDCSTDKPKQFRWNFHKKTKSSSSNSSQNNANITKNSVEVNSITEDGILRVNELIDFLSKPDNVTQEGIFRRTGSLNRQQELKNLLLNGSKLGLDDGKFSVHDCASVLKGFLAELPQPLLMDQYYQTYCTLAAQYPPNADSSEVKLLTALQLLLLLLTPSHRSFLQRLLRLLRLVADNEASNRMSPDTLATMFTPHLLCPRKLSPETFHADAIALSPVISFMIRQSSRLFAAPPQLATDAAAYFTVRDKRRAMSPDVDLDESITDKTAANTVYTFVDRGRTRAENDNNPTDTALAQLYAHIQALPHSQHKRRLIKHFNRQNGYGTPIQIQRTGKVAGSRSFGDSIKRHIFNKGLLNKTPKKGSGSNINVIDEESIMTPRSRKPLIITCEQRDSMPETERNLKDETAKSDGLYQSMSPKNDSDFVSSDDDHDVTRSTFERSNRSASVSIPRSNTYDGRSIGEGSPLRSENTRFVISHERPQVDDLNTTLCGNDEDIPKINVSYETTSDQNPKTLTEPFREYLLSRSVLTATPIDLSILNKSNDTDDKISDSLLYCLDGNTPSDLTSSISNLAVDRESNTRSPLSNINVNIDKSPNRKRGANSLACLEESTTEIKKPLVEKENFTSQVFEIRETEL; encoded by the exons ATGACTTCTGCAGACATTACATTGATAGAAAGATTACGAAAAGATAATTTGGACCAGTTTTTTACTTTAGTGCGTATGCATCTATCTTTTGTTGTAGATATTAATACAGACGA tgttgatTGCTCAACTGACAAACCAAAGCAGTTCCGTTGGAATTTTCACAAGAAAACGAAGAGTTCCAGTTCGAATTCTAGTCAAAATAATGCTAATATAACAAAGAATAGTGTTGAAGTAAACTCTATTACTGAAGACGGAATATTAAGGGTGAATGAGTTGATTGATTTCCTGTCTAAGCCCGACA ATGTGACACAAGAAGGTATATTCCGGCGCACCGGCTCACTAAACCGTCAGCAGGAGCTAAAGAATCTCCTCCTCAATGGTTCCAAGCTTGGTCTGGATGATGGGAAGTTCTCTGTCCATGATTGTGCCTCTGTTTTAAAAGGATTCCTGGCTGAGTTGCCACAGCCTTTACTAATGGATCAGTATTATCAAACATATTGTACATTAGCTG CACAATACCCACCCAATGCGGATTCGTCAGAAGTGAAATTGCTAACTGCATTACAACTGCTACTACTCCTCTTGACTCCATCACACCGGAGTTTCCTCCAGCGGTTACTACGGTTGCTGCGACTTGTGGCGGATAATGAAGCTTCGAACAGAATGTCCCCAGATACCTTGGCTACCATGTTCACACCACATTTGCTTTGTCCAAGAAAG TTATCTCCGGAAACGTTCCACGCGGACGCCATAGCCCTGTCCCCGGTCATCAGCTTCATGATCCGCCAGTCGTCGCGCCTGTTCGCGGCGCCGCCGCAGCTGGCCACGGACGCGGCCGCCTACTTCACGGTGCGGGACAAGCGGCGAGCCATGTCGCCTGATGTCGACCTCGATGAGAGTATCACGGATAA AACAGCGGCCAACACGGTGTACACGTTCGTGGACCGCGGCCGCACCCGCGCCGAGAACGACAACAACCCCACGGACACGGCGCTGGCGCAGCTGTACGCGCACATCCAGGCGCTGCCGCACTCGCAGCACAAGCGCAGGCTCATCAAGCACTTCAACCGGCAGAACGGATACG GTACACCAATACAAATACAAAGGACAGGTAAAGTAGCTGGTTCTAGAAGTTTCGGCGACTCCATCAAACGACACATATTTAATAAAGGGCTACTAAACAAAACACCGAAAAAAGGTTCAGGATcgaatattaatgtaattgatgag GAATCAATAATGACGCCTCGTTCGCGCAAGCCCCTTATAATAACGTGTGAACAACGCGACAGTATGCCGGAGACTGAACGTAACTTGAAGGACGAGACCGCCAAATCCGATGGCTTGTACCAGTCGATGTCGCCGAAGAACGACAGCGACTTCGTGTCGTCAGACGATGATCATGACGTCACTAGGTCTACGTTTGAAAG ATCAAATCGATCAGCAAGCGTATCGATACCGCGCTCAAATACGTACGACGGTCGGTCTATCGGCGAAGGTAGTCCACTTCGCTCAGAAAACACTCGATTCGTAATCAGTCACGAAAGACCACAAGTAGACGACCTAAACACAACCCTATGTGGAAACGACGAagatataccaaaaataaacgtATCCTACGAAACTACGAGCGACCAAAACCCAAAAACACTTACCGAACCATTCAGAGAATACCTACTAAGTAGATCGGTATTAACAGCAACACCAATCGATTTATCGATTCTAAATAAATCGAATGATACCGATGATAAAATCAGCGATTCATTACTTTATTGTTTAGATGGTAACACCCCGTCTGACTTGACATCATCGATTAGCAATTTGGCCGTTGATAGAGAATCGAATACTCGGTCACCATTATcgaatataaatgttaatatcgATAAAAGTCCGAACAGAAAACGCGGGGCGAATTCTTTAGCCTGTTTAGAAGAATCCACAACGGAGATTAAAAAGCCGTTGGTAGAAAAAGAGAATTTTACGTCACAGGTATTTGAAATACGGGAAACTGAACTATAA
- the LOC113505868 gene encoding vicilin-like seed storage protein At2g18540 isoform X2, whose protein sequence is MRGKILKLTNGKACVCPTENLSTNQSTSCDIKKGPRVKRIVVEDPSRLPLPITITPYTQPTTVQFFEKRRTRNVYKVEEEQPVQRGTILCRWYKRRQALKKRERLAKEKARREREAEFLEALKKQEKEKAKYRAKQEQARREEEAKALERARREEQARREEQARREEQARREEELAAQEKYRRDCQACFDQQRKFEEKRREELARVEEEFRKQYSQREATPKVQEKRQEEFEVKPEKTEKNKLLFSKNKGRNIKGVSAKPASASRYVSVKTLRPQYDTRSRRRPMGAAVVHHHTADCRKIPFHGRNAARQARSSIL, encoded by the exons ATGCGTGGTAAGATATTAAAGCTCACGAATGGTAAAGCATGCGTCTGTCCTACAGAAAACCTATCAACCAATCAATCTACAAGCTGCGACATCAAGAAGGGCCCCCGAGTAAA GCGCATTGTTGTCGAAGACCCCTCGCGCTTACCCCTGCCTATAACAATCACGCCCTACACTCAGCCCACAACGGTACAGTTCTTTGAAAAACGAAGGACTAGGAACGTCTATAAGGTAGAAGAGGAACAACCAGTCCAAAGAGGAACAATCCTATGCCGATGGTATAAAAGACGACAAGCTTTAAAAAAACGTGAAAGACTAGCAAAAGAAAAAGCCCGTCGTGAAAGAGAGGCGGAGTTTTTAGAAGCACTTAAAAAGCAAGAAAAGGAGAAGGCAAAATACAGAGCGAAGCAGGAACAAGCTCGCCGAGAGGAGGAAGCGAAAGCACTAGAGAGAGCTCGCCGCGAGGAACAGGCACGCCGTGAAGAACAGGCACGCCGGGAAGAACAGGCTCGCCGAGAAGAGGAACTCGCGGCACAAGAAAAGTACCGACGCGACTGCCAAGCGTGTTTCGATCAACAACGCAAGTTTGAAGAAAAACGACGCGAAGAACTCGCGCGCGTTGAAGAGGAATTTCGAAAGCAGTATTCTCAACGGGAAGCAACACCTAAGGTTCAAGAGAAACGCCAAGAAGAATTTGAAGTAAAGCCagagaaaacagaaaaaaacaagcTGTTGTTCTCGAAAAATAAGGGCAGAAATATTAAAGGAGTTTCTGCCAAGCCAGCCTCCGCATCTCGATACGTATCTGTGAAGACACTAAGACCACA GTATGATACAAGGTCCCGCCGGCGACCTATGGGCGCCGCGGTCGTCCATCATCACACCGCGGATTGCCGCAAGATTCCTTTTCACGGGAGGAACGCCGCGAGACAAGCTCGATCTTCAATACTATAG
- the LOC113505770 gene encoding fibroblast growth factor receptor substrate 2 — protein MEQDDEIKSGCLLFPPAGGNMFSKFPKKKIWQQKHCILFTASKQGIERLEIYDNKDEVSTGAIPKILTLENCIKITHSSPNTITILTKSHTQQLSTQSEAETLEWVSALQSVAFKDKDSNPFSCDEDNDLYCSSGEGVFSVKMCPSDASTRCGFESIRYLLLLTSTAIELRDVNDNKLYATWPYRYIRRYGYRQGKFTFEAGRKCDTGEGIFHLEHPNQSEIFKCLSLKMKTMKQMIGNDNLNSPEHSEFNIQSSANLFPGSRSPLVAARPDELNLSSLSFKTASVSVSSQQSSCSERDTAPLLMPKPALKPKPLKPPRKIINLPKGKDSLLTDESTDFGRYKKLDNYEPIEQVKREHSPPSLTVPYDRVEVRNEAWKTLGIDEPEHTEFTPNLADNPNCIKLISRSQDNLNITGPDASRIILLPSPVVDPEDENYDRLAYFGSTSKLNKSSRYKKIEARPTTLALGEPKNKDTWNDYDEVENVMQTARLADDSHLGYGMIRKPNTPGPQVPTAAQVQALQNQVGLEEVTHSTCNGTNYAIVSRPKRV, from the exons ATGGAACAAGACGACGAGATCAAATCCGGTTGTTTATTATTTCCGCCTGCCGGAGGGAATATGTTTAGTAAATTTCCAAAAAAG AAAATTTGGCAACAGAAACACTGCATACTATTCACAGCCAGCAAACAAGGAATTGAGCGTCTTGAAATATATGACAACAAAGATGAAGTCTCTACTGGTGCTATACCTAAAATATTAACCCTtgaaaactgtataaaaataactcattCTAGTCCCAACACAATTACAATACTTACTAAGTCACACACTCAACAATTGAGCACTCAGTCTGAGGCAGAGACCTTAGAATGGGTTTCTGCGTTGCAATCAGTTGCCTTCAAAGACAAAGATTCTAATCCTTTCAGTTGTGACGAAGATAACGATCTCTATTGCTCATCTGGAGAAGGAGTTTTCTCAGTGAAAATGTGCCCATCGGACGCATCCACAAGATGTGGTTTTGAATCCATCCGATACCTTCTTTTGCTCACATCAACTGCCATAGAATTAAGAGATGTGaatgataataaattgtatGCCACATGGCCTTACAGGTACATACGGCGCTATGGCTATAGACAGGGTAAATTTACTTTTGAAGCAGGGAGAAAATGTGATACTGGAGAAGGAATCTTTCACTTAGAACATCCAAACCAATctgaaatattcaaatgtttgtcattaaaaatgaaaactatgAAACAAATGATTGGCAATGATAATCTCAATAGTCCTGAGCATAGTGAATTTAATATTCAGTCAAGTGCTAATTTATTCCCTGGCTCTAGAAGTCCTCTTGTTGCAGCCAGGCCTGACGAACTGAATTTGAGTTCACTGTCATTTAAGACTGCATCTGTATCTGTGTCAAGTCAACAAAGTTCTTGCTCAGAAAGGGACACTGCACCTCTACTTATGCCCAAACCTGCACTTAAACCTAAACCTTTGAAGCCTCctcgtaaaataattaatttacctaaAGGTAAAGATTCTCTTTTAACTGATGAGTCTACAGATTTTGGTAGATACAAAAAACTTGATAACTATGAACCTATTGAACAAGTAAAGAGGGAACACAGCCCACCCAGCCTAACTGTGCCATATGACAGAGTTGAAGTCAGAAATGAGGCATGGAAAACTTTAGGCATTGATGAGCCTGAGCATACGGAATTCACACCAAACTTGGCTGATAATCCAAATTGTATTAAACTTATTTCTCGATCTCAAGACAACTTAAACATAACTGGTCCAGATGCCTCAAGAATTATTCTTTTGCCAAGTCCAGTAGTTGACCCAGAAGATGAGAATTATGATAGACTGGCATACTTTGGTTCTACTAGCAAATTAAACAAATCTTCTCGATATAAGAAGATCGAGGCACGGCCTACGACACTGGCTTTGGGAGAGCCAAAGAATAAAGATACATGGAATGACTATGATGAAGTGGAGAATGTCATGCAGACAGCAAGATTAGCTGATGACTCCCATTTGGGTTATGGCATGATAAGGAAGCCAAACACTCCAGGGCCCCAAGTACCAACTGCTGCACAAGTCCAGGCTCTCCAAAACCAAGTTGGATTAGAGGAAGTCACTCATAGCACCTGCAATGGTACCAACTATGCCATTGTAAGCCGTCCAAAAAGAGTATAA
- the LOC113505868 gene encoding vicilin-like seed storage protein At2g18540 isoform X1, whose amino-acid sequence MRGKILKLTNGKACVCPTENLSTNQSTSCDIKKGPRVKRIVVEDPSRLPLPITITPYTQPTTVQFFEKRRTRNVYKVEEEQPVQRGTILCRWYKRRQALKKRERLAKEKARREREAEFLEALKKQEKEKAKYRAKQEQARREEEAKALERARREEQARREEQARREEQARREEELAAQEKYRRDCQACFDQQRKFEEKRREELARVEEEFRKQYSQREATPKVQEKRQEEFEVKPEKTEKNKLLFSKNKGRNIKGVSAKPASASRYVSVKTLRPHRYDTRSRRRPMGAAVVHHHTADCRKIPFHGRNAARQARSSIL is encoded by the exons ATGCGTGGTAAGATATTAAAGCTCACGAATGGTAAAGCATGCGTCTGTCCTACAGAAAACCTATCAACCAATCAATCTACAAGCTGCGACATCAAGAAGGGCCCCCGAGTAAA GCGCATTGTTGTCGAAGACCCCTCGCGCTTACCCCTGCCTATAACAATCACGCCCTACACTCAGCCCACAACGGTACAGTTCTTTGAAAAACGAAGGACTAGGAACGTCTATAAGGTAGAAGAGGAACAACCAGTCCAAAGAGGAACAATCCTATGCCGATGGTATAAAAGACGACAAGCTTTAAAAAAACGTGAAAGACTAGCAAAAGAAAAAGCCCGTCGTGAAAGAGAGGCGGAGTTTTTAGAAGCACTTAAAAAGCAAGAAAAGGAGAAGGCAAAATACAGAGCGAAGCAGGAACAAGCTCGCCGAGAGGAGGAAGCGAAAGCACTAGAGAGAGCTCGCCGCGAGGAACAGGCACGCCGTGAAGAACAGGCACGCCGGGAAGAACAGGCTCGCCGAGAAGAGGAACTCGCGGCACAAGAAAAGTACCGACGCGACTGCCAAGCGTGTTTCGATCAACAACGCAAGTTTGAAGAAAAACGACGCGAAGAACTCGCGCGCGTTGAAGAGGAATTTCGAAAGCAGTATTCTCAACGGGAAGCAACACCTAAGGTTCAAGAGAAACGCCAAGAAGAATTTGAAGTAAAGCCagagaaaacagaaaaaaacaagcTGTTGTTCTCGAAAAATAAGGGCAGAAATATTAAAGGAGTTTCTGCCAAGCCAGCCTCCGCATCTCGATACGTATCTGTGAAGACACTAAGACCACA TAGGTATGATACAAGGTCCCGCCGGCGACCTATGGGCGCCGCGGTCGTCCATCATCACACCGCGGATTGCCGCAAGATTCCTTTTCACGGGAGGAACGCCGCGAGACAAGCTCGATCTTCAATACTATAG
- the LOC113505866 gene encoding uncharacterized protein LOC113505866 isoform X1 — protein sequence MTSADITLIERLRKDNLDQFFTLVRMHLSFVVDINTDDVDCSTDKPKQFRWNFHKKTKSSSSNSSQNNANITKNSVEVNSITEDGILRVNELIDFLSKPDNVTQEGIFRRTGSLNRQQELKNLLLNGSKLGLDDGKFSVHDCASVLKGFLAELPQPLLMDQYYQTYCTLAAQYPPNADSSEVKLLTALQLLLLLLTPSHRSFLQRLLRLLRLVADNEASNRMSPDTLATMFTPHLLCPRKLSPETFHADAIALSPVISFMIRQSSRLFAAPPQLATDAAAYFTVRDKRRAMSPDVDLDESITDKTAANTVYTFVDRGRTRAENDNNPTDTALAQLYAHIQALPHSQHKRRLIKHFNRQNGYGTPIQIQRTGKVAGSRSFGDSIKRHIFNKGLLNKTPKKGSGSNINVIDEKTGKGKLRFTDDNKVDVSHKNIVLKNLANKIASTESLNDDYDSDASNESTLSEGALNRSRKLSPKFVSEPNLSALDVNDETPKKKRGNRLFRSKIVSTQAFNKKYQKRNSVIRGTPTCVSCFDDQDTGSEDEVSFIEDDDRSPVEETPVKASQEDVKHYLTSTPGISDAVVFNEDCSTPYTINFRRASMSPITKSTQKLSKAMQESIMTPRSRKPLIITCEQRDSMPETERNLKDETAKSDGLYQSMSPKNDSDFVSSDDDHDVTRSTFERSNRSASVSIPRSNTYDGRSIGEGSPLRSENTRFVISHERPQVDDLNTTLCGNDEDIPKINVSYETTSDQNPKTLTEPFREYLLSRSVLTATPIDLSILNKSNDTDDKISDSLLYCLDGNTPSDLTSSISNLAVDRESNTRSPLSNINVNIDKSPNRKRGANSLACLEESTTEIKKPLVEKENFTSQVFEIRETEL from the exons ATGACTTCTGCAGACATTACATTGATAGAAAGATTACGAAAAGATAATTTGGACCAGTTTTTTACTTTAGTGCGTATGCATCTATCTTTTGTTGTAGATATTAATACAGACGA tgttgatTGCTCAACTGACAAACCAAAGCAGTTCCGTTGGAATTTTCACAAGAAAACGAAGAGTTCCAGTTCGAATTCTAGTCAAAATAATGCTAATATAACAAAGAATAGTGTTGAAGTAAACTCTATTACTGAAGACGGAATATTAAGGGTGAATGAGTTGATTGATTTCCTGTCTAAGCCCGACA ATGTGACACAAGAAGGTATATTCCGGCGCACCGGCTCACTAAACCGTCAGCAGGAGCTAAAGAATCTCCTCCTCAATGGTTCCAAGCTTGGTCTGGATGATGGGAAGTTCTCTGTCCATGATTGTGCCTCTGTTTTAAAAGGATTCCTGGCTGAGTTGCCACAGCCTTTACTAATGGATCAGTATTATCAAACATATTGTACATTAGCTG CACAATACCCACCCAATGCGGATTCGTCAGAAGTGAAATTGCTAACTGCATTACAACTGCTACTACTCCTCTTGACTCCATCACACCGGAGTTTCCTCCAGCGGTTACTACGGTTGCTGCGACTTGTGGCGGATAATGAAGCTTCGAACAGAATGTCCCCAGATACCTTGGCTACCATGTTCACACCACATTTGCTTTGTCCAAGAAAG TTATCTCCGGAAACGTTCCACGCGGACGCCATAGCCCTGTCCCCGGTCATCAGCTTCATGATCCGCCAGTCGTCGCGCCTGTTCGCGGCGCCGCCGCAGCTGGCCACGGACGCGGCCGCCTACTTCACGGTGCGGGACAAGCGGCGAGCCATGTCGCCTGATGTCGACCTCGATGAGAGTATCACGGATAA AACAGCGGCCAACACGGTGTACACGTTCGTGGACCGCGGCCGCACCCGCGCCGAGAACGACAACAACCCCACGGACACGGCGCTGGCGCAGCTGTACGCGCACATCCAGGCGCTGCCGCACTCGCAGCACAAGCGCAGGCTCATCAAGCACTTCAACCGGCAGAACGGATACG GTACACCAATACAAATACAAAGGACAGGTAAAGTAGCTGGTTCTAGAAGTTTCGGCGACTCCATCAAACGACACATATTTAATAAAGGGCTACTAAACAAAACACCGAAAAAAGGTTCAGGATcgaatattaatgtaattgatgag AAAACCGGAAAAGGGAAACTAAGGTTCACAGACGACAACAAAGTCGATGTTTCACATAAAAACATAGTTCTCAAGAACTTGGCTAACAAAATAGCGAGTACTGAGTCTTTGAATGATGATTACGATTCGGATGCCAGTAACGAAAGTACTTTGTCTGAGGGCGCGTTAAATAGATCTCGAAAGCTAAGTCCGAAATTCGTTTCCGAGCCTAATTTAAGCGCTTTGGACGTAAACGATGAAACTCCGAAGAAGAAACGCGGGAACAGACTATTCAGATCTAAAATTGTGTCTACCCAAGCGTTTAACAAGAAGTATCAGAAACGGAACAGCGTGATCCGCGGGACTCCGACATGCGTTTCGTGTTTCGACGACCAAGATACGGGTTCAGAAGACGAGGTTTCCTTCATCGAGGATGACGACAGAAGTCCTGTGGAAGAAACGCCAGTTAAAGCATCACAGGAAGATGTGAAGCACTATTTGACAAGTACGCCGGGGATTTCTGACGCCGTTGTATTCAACGAAGACTGTTCGACTCCGTACACTATCAATTTTAGAAGAGCCTCTATGTCGCCTATTACGAAGTCCACGCAGAAGTTGTCGAAAGCGATGCAG GAATCAATAATGACGCCTCGTTCGCGCAAGCCCCTTATAATAACGTGTGAACAACGCGACAGTATGCCGGAGACTGAACGTAACTTGAAGGACGAGACCGCCAAATCCGATGGCTTGTACCAGTCGATGTCGCCGAAGAACGACAGCGACTTCGTGTCGTCAGACGATGATCATGACGTCACTAGGTCTACGTTTGAAAG ATCAAATCGATCAGCAAGCGTATCGATACCGCGCTCAAATACGTACGACGGTCGGTCTATCGGCGAAGGTAGTCCACTTCGCTCAGAAAACACTCGATTCGTAATCAGTCACGAAAGACCACAAGTAGACGACCTAAACACAACCCTATGTGGAAACGACGAagatataccaaaaataaacgtATCCTACGAAACTACGAGCGACCAAAACCCAAAAACACTTACCGAACCATTCAGAGAATACCTACTAAGTAGATCGGTATTAACAGCAACACCAATCGATTTATCGATTCTAAATAAATCGAATGATACCGATGATAAAATCAGCGATTCATTACTTTATTGTTTAGATGGTAACACCCCGTCTGACTTGACATCATCGATTAGCAATTTGGCCGTTGATAGAGAATCGAATACTCGGTCACCATTATcgaatataaatgttaatatcgATAAAAGTCCGAACAGAAAACGCGGGGCGAATTCTTTAGCCTGTTTAGAAGAATCCACAACGGAGATTAAAAAGCCGTTGGTAGAAAAAGAGAATTTTACGTCACAGGTATTTGAAATACGGGAAACTGAACTATAA